The genome window AAGCAGTTGGCTTTGTAAGGGGACTATGGTGTTCAGAGTGGTGCAAGTCCTAAGTACCTTACTCGAGGGTATTACAGAAGGAGTGAAGACTGGAACTAGAGATCTTCAGATAGGAAGTAAACAGCCCAAACCATTTCACAGTCCTGCTGCCCTCTGCAACGCGCTCTCATTACAGGTGATGTTTTTTAGTTATCATGGTAATTCTCAAATGCCATGAATCCCTTAAGATTAGTTGTGCATTATGCAAATAATAATGTGAGGTAGGAATCAGAGAGCTCAAATCCTTGATGCTATACATCCCAGCATTTAAATATTGGTTAATACACAGCAAGCCTCAGAGAACAGCTCAGGGTGTGCGTTGTTTTGTGCCTGTGGCAGATTGTTAGAGCAGGTAAGAACGATACTTCGAAGGCAGATGAAAAAATGACCCCATGTATTAATAGGACAAGATAAAGGAGCAATTTCACTGTAATTGAAAAAATTTCACATTCTGAAATTGTTATaatcaaataaaatcaattGAATCGATAATAAAATGACAGATATCAATTGCACAATTGTTTTATGAATAATCCTCATGTATACATCTGTCAATATGCCTGAATTGTTTGTCACAGctaaacaaaatcatttttagttCTATTAGTGGAGTAACTGAATGTTACTGTAATGTAATTCTTCAAGtgcatgaaataatttaatttttgttccaGTTACTCAGATATTGTTATCAACCGTGTGTTAAATGACCACTTGAACAAATGCACAATTTCAAATTGTGAAAGTTAATTACTGTTAAATGTGttgaatgaaatgtttcagcattttaaattaatgttttttttcctctcttcttgaTGCTTTGCAGTCAGCGTTGCTTTTGGTTTGTCATGTCGTACACCAATGCAAGTACCATAACCGAGTTTTTGTTGATGGGGTTCCCTGGACTCCAATCCTGGTACTATGGGCCAGTGGCAGGACTTTTCCTTGTTGTCTATCTGGCCATTTTATCAGGGAATGGGCTCCTTTTAGTTTTTGTGGGCACTGAGAGAAGTCTTCAAAAACCTACATACCTCATATTTTGTAATCTGGCCATTTCAGACATTGCCTTTGCTACCACCACTTTGCCCAAAGCCATTGCCCGATATTGGGTAGAAGACCAAATCATCTCTTTTAATGGCTGTTTCCTTCAGATGTTTATGGTCCATTTGTTGGGATCAATCAATTCTTTTCTTCTCATGATAATGGCTCTTGATCGTTACATAGCCATATGCAGTCCCCTTAGATACCAGACACTGATTAAAAACTCTTCAGTACTGATCTTGTGTGGCCTCTCCTGGCTTATACCATCAATCTGGATGATTACTATTGTTGTACAGGCCTACTTTCTTTCATACTGCAACTCTAACAAAATTTTCCAGTGTTACTGTGATCATATTGGAATAGTGGGACTAGCATGTGAAAATACTTGGAAGGTCCAAACTGTAGCATATGTTGCAGCCATGACTCTGTTGTTAGGTCCActcacatttatattattttcttacatttccattattATCACTGTAATGAAAATAGCACATTTGGAGGGTAGATACAAAACCTTCTCTACTTGTAGTCCTCAGCTTTTTGTCATATGCCTCTATTATGTCCCCCGTTGTTTTAATTATCTGGCCAACCGCGTTTGGTTCAACTTCAGTGCAGAAGTACGGATTGTTATGATTCTGCTTTACAGCCTCTTTCCCCCAGTGGTCAACCCTTTGATATATTGCTTCAGAACTAAAGAAATTAAGGAGTTATTGAGCAAAAAGTTTAAAGCAAGAAGGATAGGGTTTTGAGTAGGCTGTAGCTATAACTAGCAAACTTAAGGACTTATAAATAAGCCTGGCTCAAAGTAAGGCTCTCGGTTACATAACTGTGAAGTGAAAAAGGTTATTCCAAAACAGCATAGTCTAGTCCTAACACAGCACagaatgatttttaattattaactaCTCCATCTCTACTCCAAGTCGATCCCTTTTCCTGAGATtttggtggtctggagtctatcttAGAAACCTGTCTCTACGCCACTCCTCTGCATTGCCTATATATTGTATTGAGGTCAGGTGATGGAAGGTGACAATGTTCAATCCAGATTGTGGGTGTGTTGTTTTTAGTAAATTGTAGAAAAGGTAACTTATCTAAATCAATGGCAATTTTCACAAGGTCGGGACAGAGgttctacagaaaaaaaaaaaaaaaactgacagtgtATAATGCAATTGTTTTAACAGACTTTTAACAGtttcaaacaaaatgtattttcatcattGATTATAATGTGAATGGAATTAGATTACATTTTCCCATCATCATCACTGCTGTTTTGCCATcagttttttcagtcttttaaaGTTTTACTCACTTATTTAACTGGATGTCAAATGTAGCATTTCAGgttgagtaccttgctcaagaaagAACTTTCTGTAGTACAGCTgagaaatttacacacacacacacacacacacacacacacacacagtctgaaccgcttgtcccatacggggtcgcggggagccggagcctaacccgacaacacagggcagaaggccagagggggaggggacacacccaggaccggacgccagtccatcgcaaggcaccccaagcaggacttgagccccagacccaccggagagcaggccctggtccaacccactgcaccatcgcaccccacCGAGAAATTTGCTTTACGCTAGTTAActctagagaaaaaaaaagcaactgtaCAATGAGGTCAAATCATTAACAGATTTGGAAAGGAATAAATTAAGGAACAAAATTTTCCGTCCTCATTGTGCTGTTCCTTTAATAAAACCAACAAAGCCAATTATTTTGCGTTTTCCACTTTCTGTCAGATCTATTCTTCTACACTATTCAGTTTCTTTACTAACTGAATCTCACAACAAGCACaactaaaaaaatctttctattGCTCTGCTCTCATGTTCCaccatatattgttttttttaacaaaacatcaATATACATTCCATATAATAACTTCCTTACAtctgaaattaatgtaaataaagaaaatgcttcaaaattaaaaatataaaaatgtgaaaagaggtgcaataaaaattttgaaatttattacattttggttACTAAGACATTGAAAGACAGATTGTTCTAGCTACAGTGGTGCTAATTTACAGACCAAATGCGCATACAAatagatatactttatatataaaatgtaagcTGTATAGTATGTTgcaatgtgaaatgtaaaatggcaAGCTGAAAAACACTTGAGAAGTATCTCAGTTTCTCTAGTCTTTATATATAACCATGAATAATCATCATCAGAAGAAACAACCCAGCTCAAATGGCTTCTCTCCTTCAAATTTGACCTATTTGCTTGTATTACACAATATAAACAACTGTTTTACttactttttaatgaatgaatcaatgaatgagCTTAATTGccaagcatgtttacacatacaaggaatttgtcttggtgacaggaacttccacagcacagacagaatgacagtgacaagacacaaaTAATACAAGTTGAGTCAGCTAG of Scleropages formosus chromosome 10, fSclFor1.1, whole genome shotgun sequence contains these proteins:
- the LOC108941412 gene encoding olfactory receptor 2AT4-like, with product MSYTNASTITEFLLMGFPGLQSWYYGPVAGLFLVVYLAILSGNGLLLVFVGTERSLQKPTYLIFCNLAISDIAFATTTLPKAIARYWVEDQIISFNGCFLQMFMVHLLGSINSFLLMIMALDRYIAICSPLRYQTLIKNSSVLILCGLSWLIPSIWMITIVVQAYFLSYCNSNKIFQCYCDHIGIVGLACENTWKVQTVAYVAAMTLLLGPLTFILFSYISIIITVMKIAHLEGRYKTFSTCSPQLFVICLYYVPRCFNYLANRVWFNFSAEVRIVMILLYSLFPPVVNPLIYCFRTKEIKELLSKKFKARRIGF